The following is a genomic window from bacterium.
ACCCATTCCGCGTCCTGGTGGGGGCTGTGCTCACACTTTTCGTCGCCGCGGCCATTCCCCAGGTCGTGGCCTTTCTCGTCATGATCGGATATGCCGCCTCGGGGCCGCTCCTCGCCATCCTTCACCGCCAGCGGACGCAAAAGGAGGACAGCCCCGCTCCCCAGGAAGAAGAACCCTCGCCCGCACCGTAAAATGGCCTCCCGCGTTGCCATCTGTGCTTCGCAACGTCATAATGCGCCGTATTTTTTTATCCCGATACTTTTGAATTTCATGCACTTGCGGGCCCCGACACCGCCGGAACCGGCCAGATGATGAGCATGCACAAAACCCTCGCCTTTGATCGAAAGCTGCGCTTCATTTTCATGGCGCCACTTCTGTTCCTCTTCTCCATCTCGATTGCCCTTCCCTCTATCTCGATTGCCGCTCCCTCCGCTTCCGAGAAAACAGGTACTCCTATTCTCCCCCCCGCCCCGGTCATCGGCACGCCCTCTAAAACACGTAAAATCCCTGGCCCCCAGATTCTACACAAGGAGGGGCTACGGTTCCTCCGCGATGCGGGCGCCAGCGCCGCCTTCACCGCCGACGAGATGCGTGAGGACCGCGCGCGAAAGCGCGTGGTCGGTAAAGGCTTCGCCGACATCCGCTTCTTGGGCAACCGGATCCAGGCCGACTACGTCGAAATCCAGACCGAAACGCGCGACGGCGTCGCCACGGGGAACATCGTCTTTCAGCAAGGCAACGACCGGCTCGTGGGCAGCCGGATCGAGTTCAACCTCGACAGCGAGAAAGTGACGATCTACGACGCGAGGGGCTACCTGGGCGCCACGTACTACATCAAGGCCGAAGTGATCCGGAGAGTCTCTGAAGACCGCTACGAAATCATAAGGGGCACCTTCACCACCTGCGAAGGAGACCGGCCCGATTGGCTCTTTGCGTCCCGGAAAACGAACTTCCAGATCGAGGGATACGCCCAGCTTTCAACACCGGTCTTTGAAATTTCCGGCGTACCGGTGGCCGCCTTTCCCTGGATGGTCGTCCCCGTCAAATCAAAGCGCGCCACCGGTCTGCTCATACCCATCATCGGATTCGGCAGCAGGAACGGCTATCAGCACCAGCAGGAATTCTTCTGGGCCATCAACCGCTGGTCGGACGCCACCTTCGGGGTGGGCTATCTCAGCAATAGAGGTGTCAAGACTACGGGGGAATACCGCTACATCCTGAGCAACAGCACCTCGGGCAACATCTTCGCCTCCTACCTCAAGGACAAGCTGGAAAACACCACCTTCATGGACATCCGCGGAGCCCACCACTCAGCCCTTCTCGGGGGCAGTGTGGACGCCAAGATCGACATCTCCCGCCGGGACAAGCTCGACCGCTCGCTCGAGGGGGATCTCGCCGAGCGCACGCGCCAGAACACGGACTCTTCCATTTTCTACACGCGCAGCTTTTCTTCGCTCTCCGGGATATTGCAAGCGGGGGCCCGCCGCCAGGAAGGCCTCGTGGACAAGGACGGGCAGATCTTCCAGAAATTCCCCGAAATCAGCCTCGACATCAACCAGAAGCAGCTGGGAACGAGCAACTTCTACTACAATCAGAAATCATCGTTCATATCGTTTCATCGGCTTGAAAATGAAAGGACCACCGATCTGACGCGGATTCACTTCGCCCCGCAGTTCCAGGTCCCCATCCAGACGGTTCCCTGGCTTGGCGTCACGCCGCGAGTTGGCTTCTTCGAAACCTACTGGACAGCGCAGAAGCGAAACCCCGCTGTCCCCAACAATCCCGACCGGGAGGATATCGCCGAATCGGGCCTCTCCCGCGAGTTGTGGGAGGCGGGCATCGACGTCTCTGGCCCCCGCTTCAGCCGGGTATATCCCGCCGAGATCGGCCCCTTCCAGGGCTTCAAACACATCGTCTCCTTGAGCAGCGGCTACACATACATCCCGGCCATGGACGCCCAGGACAGGCGCCTCATCATCCCCATTGACGGAGTGGACTCGCTTGGAGACGTGAACACCATCTCCTACGGCATCAACAACCGCATACTTACCAAAATCCGCGGAGAGAGCGGCTTCGAGACCCGCCAGCTGGTCTCCGTCGATCTGAACCAGTCCTTCGACATCGCCGAGGCGCGCCGTACGCAGAATCCCGAGAGAAAAAAACGGCCTTTCGGAAATGTCGCCCTGATAGTGCAGTCTCGCCCCTTCTCCAAGCTCCGGCTTACGCACGAGGAACAATACAACGTCTATGTAGGCAAGATCATGTCGCACACGACCGGCTTTCAGCTCAACGGCGGGCGCAACTGGTTCCTGAACATTGATCGGACCTGGAAGCGGCTACAACCCGGCGAATTCGCCCAGGGCGAGGAGAGCTCCGTGAATCTCGCGGCCGGAATCGCCATCACGCCGAGATGGTTCATCGAGTACGCCACGCGGATCAACAAGGTGGAAAACCTCACCCTCGAGCAAACGGTCATCCTCCGCTACAAGGGCTGTTGCTGGGGCTTTGCGGTGACCATCACCGACACCCGGGATGAGAGCGAAATCTTCTTTACGATCGAGTTGGTCGGCCTTCTGGAGGGCTCGCGCGCGCCCGCCTTCAAGAGCCGCCGGCAAACGAGCAGCCAGGGCCGCTTCCTGGGCGGGAACTCCCTCTCCCCCTTCCGGTTCCAGGAACCCTCGAACCAGTGAGCGCCCGCCGGAACTCCATCCGACACTGGCCCATCTCCGAGCGCCCGCGCGAGCGCCTGCTGGAAAAAGGAAGCGATGCGCTCAGCGACGCCCAGCTGCTCGCGATTATTCTGCGCACCGGGGATCAGGGCGTCTCCGCCCTCGATCTGGCCATCGCCCTTCTCGATCGCTTCGGAAGCCTGGCCGCCCTCGAAGCCGCACCGGTGGCGGACATCTGCGATCTCAAAGGCATCGGTCCCTCCAAGGCCGCCCAGATCAAGGCCGCCCTCGAGATCGGCCGGCGCGCCCTCCGCAAGGAGGAGAGCGAAAGGCCGGCTTTTCACGGCGGCGCCGATGTTTACCGCTACCTCGCCCCCGCCATGGCCCACCTTCCCCACGAGGAATTTCGCCTGCTCCTGCTCGATGCGAAGCACCGTCTTTTGCGCGAGACGACCATCTCCCGCGGCACGTTGATGGGAACCTCGGTCGATCCGCGCGAGGTGTTCGGCGCCGCCCTCCGCGAGCGCGCCGCCGCCGTCGTCTGCGCCCACAACCATCCGAGCGGCGAGCCCGCCCCCTCCGTGGAGGATCGCGCCTTCACCGCCCGCCTCCGGGAGGCCGGACATCTCCTGGGAGTTCCCCTTCTCGACCACGTCATCATCGGCCGCTCGGGCTTCTTCAGCTTCGCCGAGTCGGAATGGCCCCCCTCTTGAGTTCTTGAAAAGGCAGACAGCCTGGGATAAAGTCGCTTCAGCAGGAAACTCTCCCATCCGCCCTCGCCCCGCGAAGGCCGACCGATTGGCCAGGGAGCTTGAGGAACCGGTGAAACTCTCCGCACAGGAATTCTTGGCCGACCGGGGCAAGCGCTACGCTGCCCTGGGCGAGAGCGCCCTGCCGGCCGGGGTGGAACCCATCGCCCGGGCGGTGGTGGGCTGCCTCGAAAAAGGCGGAAAA
Proteins encoded in this region:
- the lptD gene encoding LPS assembly protein LptD; the encoded protein is MMSMHKTLAFDRKLRFIFMAPLLFLFSISIALPSISIAAPSASEKTGTPILPPAPVIGTPSKTRKIPGPQILHKEGLRFLRDAGASAAFTADEMREDRARKRVVGKGFADIRFLGNRIQADYVEIQTETRDGVATGNIVFQQGNDRLVGSRIEFNLDSEKVTIYDARGYLGATYYIKAEVIRRVSEDRYEIIRGTFTTCEGDRPDWLFASRKTNFQIEGYAQLSTPVFEISGVPVAAFPWMVVPVKSKRATGLLIPIIGFGSRNGYQHQQEFFWAINRWSDATFGVGYLSNRGVKTTGEYRYILSNSTSGNIFASYLKDKLENTTFMDIRGAHHSALLGGSVDAKIDISRRDKLDRSLEGDLAERTRQNTDSSIFYTRSFSSLSGILQAGARRQEGLVDKDGQIFQKFPEISLDINQKQLGTSNFYYNQKSSFISFHRLENERTTDLTRIHFAPQFQVPIQTVPWLGVTPRVGFFETYWTAQKRNPAVPNNPDREDIAESGLSRELWEAGIDVSGPRFSRVYPAEIGPFQGFKHIVSLSSGYTYIPAMDAQDRRLIIPIDGVDSLGDVNTISYGINNRILTKIRGESGFETRQLVSVDLNQSFDIAEARRTQNPERKKRPFGNVALIVQSRPFSKLRLTHEEQYNVYVGKIMSHTTGFQLNGGRNWFLNIDRTWKRLQPGEFAQGEESSVNLAAGIAITPRWFIEYATRINKVENLTLEQTVILRYKGCCWGFAVTITDTRDESEIFFTIELVGLLEGSRAPAFKSRRQTSSQGRFLGGNSLSPFRFQEPSNQ
- the radC gene encoding DNA repair protein RadC, with the translated sequence MSARRNSIRHWPISERPRERLLEKGSDALSDAQLLAIILRTGDQGVSALDLAIALLDRFGSLAALEAAPVADICDLKGIGPSKAAQIKAALEIGRRALRKEESERPAFHGGADVYRYLAPAMAHLPHEEFRLLLLDAKHRLLRETTISRGTLMGTSVDPREVFGAALRERAAAVVCAHNHPSGEPAPSVEDRAFTARLREAGHLLGVPLLDHVIIGRSGFFSFAESEWPPS